The nucleotide window ATGACTGCAGGAAAATTTCTACGATgccatttcaaagaaataagaAATTGTCAGCTAATGCCATTACGGAATCTGTTACCCATGGTTTCCCCTACCTAACATCGATAACATTCCAGGACAACGGGTTAACAACTCTTCCATCCATCTTTTCAAAATCAAATCACATAGGAAGAATTTCTGTTGATAATGAGCCAATAGAATATCTTCGCGGTGACACCTTTCCGCCCCACTTGAGCAATTATTTGCACTATCTGCCAATCAATGGCACACAACTTACCCACGTGCCTCCAGTTTTGTCAAACTTAGACTCCCTAACAAGCCTAGTCATCACCAGCAGCCAGATTTCTGAGATTCAATACGAGGATTGCAATAAACTGTTTAACATAGGAACACTTTTCCTGAGTTATAACCCGTTGTCTCAGATCTCTGAAAATGCGTTTCTTAACAATAAACAACTTGGTTTCATAGTTTTGGATCACACCAATCTAACGTCAGTTCCAAAAGCACTTCTGAAAGCAGAGTCGCTACAAACTGTGGATATGACGTCATGTCCGGTGGAATGCTCCTGCACGAATCTTGACTGGATGAAGTCGTGGAAGTCCATCCCTACATTTTATGGAACATGCATTAATCTGAATGGGACAAGTTTAATGAGCTACATACAGAAAGAAATTCCGCATTGCCCAGATAGCATTTAAATCTCTTTTATCATTTTCTACATAATTCGCAGGGAACTTTGTAATTTCCAATGAATCTATAAAGAATGCGAGACAGAGAATTCTGGTACATGTTTTGAATGCATCCTCATCTACAAACTGTTCTTTACATTTCATGTACACTTATCAGATTTAGTATGTTATGCATTGTTTAAAATCTTTATCATGatatcgtatatatatatatgaagaagaGGCAATACTTAGAACTAGATAGCATGCCTAGGTGTCTAGTAAGAGGACAGACGAACCTATTTATATATGATTCATTATATATTACCCGATACAAAGTAGATTTAGAGTAGAGCATGCCTAGGTGTCTAGTAAGAGGACAGATGGAcctatttatatattattcattatatattaCCCGATACAAAGTAGATTTAGAGTAGAGCATGCCTAGGTGTCTAGTAAGAGGACAGATGCATTAATAAATCAGGTTTGAAATGATTTATCTGACAATTCTTTGACTTCTATCGATATTCTGGAGTTTAATCACCTACTTCCAGTCGTACTGAGTTTAGCCTTGTCTGATACACtatgttttatatgtaaaacttattcggtaccaattttgatgcaccagatgcgcatttcgacaaataatgtctcttcagtgatgctcaaccgaaatgtttgaaatccgaaataactatgaagctttagagctaaatatagccaaaaacagcgtgccaaaaaagtggagccaaattcgtccaatatcatgttttgaaataaatataatattaagTAATTACTATAatgatgatatattttattttagtttttattattttccttcttCTATTTTAGCGAAGTCAAACTAttcattataacgactatatACTTCGTGAGACGtcactttaaacaagactgtcaagactcctgtaacatcaacgaATTTTTCAATACCTGCGCCGGTATAGAAGTTGATCATACGCCACACATGTTCTTGCATACCAAATAAATTAAGAAACATAAGTACCATATATAAATTTGATAAAGATGGCTGACAGTGTACCTAGCACATTCACATCTGGATTTGAaagtacatatttt belongs to Ostrea edulis chromosome 7, xbOstEdul1.1, whole genome shotgun sequence and includes:
- the LOC130047690 gene encoding leucine-rich repeat-containing G-protein coupled receptor 5-like, with the protein product MAGHFQSVVTTTLLVLVSSGDREVSADCPLPLPCECNGNQQIVYCSNKNLSSLPPIQKCEGQWTFFLDGNGIETISDHYFYGVAVNFLSLENNAIHLIGENAFNGSEDTLNYFHLENNKLSELPVAIGKLRQLTAISIQGNPLTDLSESVVKNLSSSLQLIIFGSKSMTRWPKNMDLLPNLFSIDLYDVQFPELPDDAFSLYHKNLTFLNFYNTGLTKLPTSINDCRKISTMPFQRNKKLSANAITESVTHGFPYLTSITFQDNGLTTLPSIFSKSNHIGRISVDNEPIEYLRGDTFPPHLSNYLHYLPINGTQLTHVPPVLSNLDSLTSLVITSSQISEIQYEDCNKLFNIGTLFLSYNPLSQISENAFLNNKQLGFIVLDHTNLTSVPKALLKAESLQTVDMTSCPVECSCTNLDWMKSWKSIPTFYGTCINLNGTSLMSYIQKEIPHCPDSI